The following are encoded together in the Clostridium sp. BJN0013 genome:
- the cphA gene encoding cyanophycin synthetase, with amino-acid sequence MRIDDFIVFEGRNIFAHKKCIKMSVDLEGYSETPTNKIPEFNEKLLKVIPQLEEHRCGINESHGFKKRLMEGTYLAHVCEHIIIAIENNLGIDVSYGKSREIKGNKYYIIYEYLYKNTGVETGKIAVNLINSFIKETDYNFSEAICHLEEILKYEKIGSSTLCILSEAKRRGIPVARIGDESIFQLGYGKYSKIIEATISCNTKAVGVDISCDKMLTKEMLKNQCLPVAEGGRIKNPLELFIKAKEIGYPIVLKPCYGNQGRGVFINIQNEKQALEAYNILSKNFRDIMMEKNIYGKDFRVCVVNGKVVAVSERIPPYVIGDGVKTIVELIEDINKDTMRGEDHEKPLTKIKIDEELKTYINKNNYTLSSILPKDKKLTLRENGNLSTGGKSIDCTDLICKENIDICERVASTIGLDICGIDICCNDIGKSLFESSGAIIEVNAAPGIRMHHYPGKGKSRNVAGAILDMLFPKSKSIPLVSVTGTNGKTTTTRLIAHILNKAGYKVGMTTTGGIYIDNKCICKGDTTGYLSAKTILGNEKVEAAVLETARGGIIKKGLAYDLADVAVITNITEDHLGMNGIDSLEDLAYVKALVGEAVKKKGYVVLNADDLISKDIISRMKSCIIMFSKDKNNLILRNNINMGGYGVYIDQSVMYLEKKNKIIPIISVEDIKISLDGKLVYNIENAMAASAAAIGLNIDYSVIKEGLKSFYCDAYSNPGRFNIYDLNGVKVILDYGHNAEGYKAVINAVKNFNYRRLVGIIGVPGDRSDESVEKVGKIAGKSFDYIYIKEDKDRRGRKPGTIASILKKGIIKTGFSIKKVETILNEKVALEKAINTAKEGDFIIIFFEEMESLVELLDNKLDEINKKLNSIAMI; translated from the coding sequence ATGAGAATAGATGATTTTATAGTTTTTGAGGGAAGAAATATATTTGCTCATAAAAAGTGCATAAAAATGTCTGTAGATTTGGAAGGATATAGTGAAACTCCAACTAATAAAATACCAGAATTTAATGAAAAATTATTAAAGGTCATACCGCAATTAGAGGAACATAGGTGTGGTATAAATGAAAGTCATGGCTTTAAAAAGAGATTAATGGAAGGAACCTATCTAGCCCATGTTTGTGAGCATATTATAATTGCTATTGAAAATAATTTAGGTATTGATGTGTCTTATGGAAAATCAAGAGAAATAAAAGGAAATAAGTATTATATAATATATGAATACCTATATAAAAATACAGGGGTGGAAACTGGCAAAATAGCTGTGAATTTAATAAATTCTTTTATAAAGGAAACAGATTATAATTTTAGTGAGGCTATATGTCATTTGGAAGAAATATTAAAATATGAAAAGATAGGATCTAGTACATTATGCATATTATCAGAGGCTAAGAGAAGGGGAATACCTGTAGCTAGGATCGGAGATGAAAGCATTTTCCAATTGGGGTATGGCAAATACAGTAAGATTATAGAAGCTACTATATCTTGTAATACAAAAGCTGTAGGTGTAGATATATCCTGTGACAAAATGTTGACTAAAGAAATGCTTAAAAATCAATGTTTGCCTGTAGCTGAAGGGGGAAGAATAAAAAATCCATTAGAATTATTTATAAAAGCTAAAGAAATAGGATATCCTATAGTGCTGAAGCCTTGTTATGGAAATCAAGGTAGAGGAGTATTTATAAACATACAAAATGAAAAACAAGCCCTGGAAGCTTATAATATATTATCTAAAAATTTTAGAGATATAATGATGGAAAAGAACATATATGGTAAAGATTTTAGAGTATGTGTGGTTAATGGCAAAGTGGTAGCTGTATCTGAAAGAATACCTCCTTACGTTATAGGTGATGGAGTAAAGACCATAGTAGAATTAATAGAAGATATAAACAAGGATACTATGAGGGGAGAAGATCATGAAAAACCTTTAACTAAAATAAAAATAGATGAGGAATTAAAAACGTATATAAATAAAAATAATTATACTTTAAGTAGTATACTTCCAAAGGATAAAAAACTTACACTAAGAGAAAATGGAAATTTATCTACAGGAGGAAAATCAATAGATTGTACAGATTTAATATGTAAGGAAAATATAGATATTTGTGAAAGGGTAGCAAGTACTATTGGCTTAGATATATGTGGTATAGATATCTGTTGTAATGATATTGGTAAGTCTTTATTTGAAAGTAGTGGGGCCATAATAGAAGTAAATGCAGCACCAGGTATTAGAATGCATCATTATCCGGGAAAAGGTAAGAGTAGAAATGTAGCAGGAGCCATACTAGATATGTTATTCCCTAAATCTAAATCTATACCATTAGTTTCAGTTACAGGAACTAATGGCAAGACTACTACCACCAGACTTATTGCTCATATTTTAAATAAGGCAGGATATAAAGTGGGTATGACTACCACAGGAGGAATATATATAGATAATAAATGCATATGTAAAGGAGATACCACAGGATACTTAAGTGCTAAAACTATTTTAGGAAATGAAAAAGTAGAGGCGGCAGTACTAGAAACCGCAAGAGGGGGTATAATAAAAAAAGGGCTTGCCTATGATTTGGCGGATGTGGCAGTAATAACTAATATAACAGAAGATCATTTAGGTATGAATGGAATAGATAGCCTGGAAGATTTAGCATATGTAAAAGCTTTAGTTGGAGAGGCAGTAAAGAAAAAAGGATATGTGGTATTAAATGCAGATGATTTAATAAGTAAAGATATAATTAGTAGAATGAAAAGTTGTATTATAATGTTTTCAAAAGATAAGAATAATTTAATTCTCAGGAACAATATAAATATGGGCGGATATGGCGTATATATTGATCAATCTGTTATGTATTTAGAGAAAAAAAATAAAATTATACCTATTATATCCGTAGAGGACATAAAGATATCCTTAGATGGAAAATTAGTTTACAATATAGAGAATGCTATGGCTGCTTCTGCAGCTGCAATTGGGCTCAATATAGATTATTCGGTTATAAAGGAAGGATTGAAAAGTTTCTATTGTGATGCTTATTCTAATCCTGGAAGGTTTAATATATATGACTTAAATGGAGTGAAAGTGATTTTAGACTATGGTCATAATGCAGAAGGGTATAAAGCAGTAATAAACGCAGTTAAAAATTTTAATTATAGAAGATTAGTTGGAATAATTGGAGTACCAGGTGATAGAAGTGATGAAAGTGTTGAGAAAGTTGGAAAAATTGCAGGAAAAAGTTTTGATTATATATATATTAAAGAAGATAAAGATAGAAGAGGTAGAAAACCGGGAACCATAGCTTCTATTCTAAAAAAAGGTATAATAAAGACAGGTTTTAGCATAAAGAAAGTAGAAACTATATTAAACGAAAAAGTGGCTCTGGAAAAGGCAATAAATACTGCTAAAGAAGGAGATTTTATAATAATATTTTTTGAAGAAATGGAATCTTTGGTAGAATTATTAGACAATAAATTAGATGAAATAAATAAAAAATTAAATTCCATAGCTATGATATAA
- the ispE gene encoding 4-(cytidine 5'-diphospho)-2-C-methyl-D-erythritol kinase: MLIKAYAKINLSLDVIGKREDGYHLLKMIMQTIDLYDLLNITPVEKGIQIKCNKSYIPCDKRNLVYRAVELFASKYDIKSGMSIDIIKNIPVAAGLAGGSSDAAAVLRVMREIYTPELQYKDLIELGTSIGADVPYCIIGGTALCEGIGEKVTSISPFKNHVLVLVKPFFGVSTTEVYKNLDINRIKIHPNTDILINAINSGSLLKVSRNMKNVLENVTLKKHPLLRKIKNELINFGALGTLMSGSGPSIFAFFDDMLKAQICYDKMKSKYKEVFITRTI, from the coding sequence ATGTTAATAAAAGCCTATGCCAAGATAAACCTTTCATTAGATGTAATAGGAAAAAGAGAAGATGGATATCATCTTTTAAAAATGATAATGCAAACTATAGATTTATATGATCTTTTAAATATAACTCCAGTTGAAAAAGGAATACAGATAAAATGCAATAAGTCATATATTCCATGTGATAAAAGAAATTTAGTATATAGGGCAGTAGAATTATTTGCAAGCAAATATGACATAAAAAGTGGAATGAGCATAGATATAATTAAAAATATACCTGTAGCAGCTGGCCTTGCAGGAGGAAGTTCAGATGCAGCGGCAGTATTAAGGGTTATGAGAGAGATATACACACCTGAATTACAATATAAAGATTTAATTGAATTAGGAACAAGCATAGGTGCAGATGTGCCTTATTGTATAATAGGAGGGACTGCTTTATGTGAGGGAATAGGAGAGAAAGTTACATCTATTTCTCCTTTTAAAAATCATGTCTTGGTATTAGTCAAACCGTTTTTTGGCGTAAGTACTACAGAGGTGTATAAAAATTTGGATATAAATAGAATAAAGATTCACCCAAACACGGATATATTAATAAATGCCATAAATTCAGGATCGCTACTGAAGGTAAGTAGAAATATGAAAAATGTATTGGAAAATGTAACCTTGAAAAAGCACCCTTTATTACGAAAAATAAAAAATGAGTTAATTAATTTTGGCGCATTAGGTACTTTGATGAGTGGAAGTGGGCCAAGTATCTTTGCTTTTTTTGATGATATGCTGAAAGCGCAAATATGTTATGATAAAATGAAAAGTAAGTATAAAGAAGTGTTTATTACAAGAACTATATAA
- a CDS encoding CLC_0170 family protein yields the protein MRLIHLFNKYFFILMIVQGIFLVFIDPKKFKRDKLKKTALKSKAIGIIFIIFSTALYIFSMYSF from the coding sequence GTGAGGTTGATTCACTTGTTTAATAAATATTTTTTTATACTTATGATAGTTCAAGGAATTTTTTTGGTATTTATTGATCCTAAAAAGTTTAAAAGAGATAAATTAAAAAAAACAGCCTTAAAATCTAAAGCAATTGGGATAATTTTTATAATATTTTCAACTGCACTATATATTTTTTCCATGTATTCTTTTTAA
- a CDS encoding spore germination protein yields the protein MKEEVKSSIYPQVDKNINYLKELFEDNSDVVFREFYIGDVKCALVYIDGMADKILLSDLLRGLMTRARYVQHAEGIKDKLITISDVKELEDFKKGIDLMLSGDTLMVLEGLKSFYILSTRLWPARGVSEPSGETVLRGSRDGFTETIRFNTALIRRRIRDTRLKIVSKPLGVRSKTDLVVMYINDIVNTKALEELIKRLDNIKIDAILDSGYIEQLIEDNKWSFFPQVQSTERPDVVSSALYEGRIAVLVDNSPFAIIVPTTMPNLFQSPDDYYQRWIYGSTIRVIRFISIIIALIMPALYVAVTSFHTGILPTKLAYFIAASREGVPFPAFIEAIIMEVSLALLLESIARLPKAIGATTGIVGGLIIGQAAVQAGIVSPIMIIIVSITAITSFTTPNYEMTSAFRMIRFLLIILAAIAGFYGIMIGLIFTLIHLVRLKSFGIPYLSPMVNENTNDFKDMYLRLPINFLKKRPQYMHTQDKVRQR from the coding sequence ATGAAAGAAGAAGTAAAGAGTTCCATATATCCCCAAGTAGATAAAAATATAAACTACTTAAAAGAATTATTTGAAGATAATTCAGATGTAGTTTTCAGAGAATTTTATATAGGGGATGTTAAATGTGCTCTAGTATACATAGATGGAATGGCAGATAAAATACTTTTAAGTGATTTATTAAGAGGGCTAATGACTAGAGCTCGATATGTACAACATGCAGAGGGCATAAAGGATAAATTAATAACTATATCTGATGTAAAAGAATTAGAAGATTTTAAAAAAGGGATAGATTTAATGCTATCAGGTGATACTTTGATGGTACTTGAGGGATTGAAAAGCTTTTATATACTTTCAACAAGGTTATGGCCTGCAAGAGGGGTATCGGAACCTTCAGGAGAAACTGTTTTAAGAGGGTCTAGAGATGGATTCACAGAAACTATTAGATTTAATACAGCATTAATAAGGAGAAGAATAAGGGATACAAGACTTAAAATTGTATCTAAACCCTTAGGAGTAAGATCTAAGACTGATTTAGTAGTAATGTATATAAATGATATAGTTAACACCAAAGCATTAGAAGAACTTATAAAAAGATTAGATAATATAAAGATAGATGCAATTTTAGATAGTGGATATATAGAGCAGCTCATAGAGGATAATAAATGGTCTTTTTTCCCTCAGGTCCAAAGTACTGAAAGGCCTGATGTGGTATCATCTGCATTATATGAGGGAAGAATTGCCGTATTAGTAGATAATTCTCCTTTTGCTATTATAGTACCTACTACGATGCCAAATTTATTTCAATCACCGGATGATTATTATCAGAGGTGGATATATGGCTCAACTATAAGGGTAATACGATTTATATCTATTATAATTGCACTTATAATGCCTGCTCTTTATGTAGCAGTTACTTCTTTTCATACAGGAATATTACCTACTAAATTGGCATATTTTATTGCAGCTTCTAGAGAAGGAGTCCCTTTTCCGGCATTTATTGAAGCTATAATTATGGAAGTGAGTTTGGCATTATTATTAGAATCCATAGCTAGATTACCTAAAGCTATAGGTGCTACTACAGGTATAGTAGGAGGCTTAATTATAGGCCAGGCAGCAGTTCAAGCTGGAATAGTAAGTCCTATAATGATAATTATAGTTTCTATTACTGCTATAACTAGTTTTACTACTCCTAATTACGAAATGACTTCAGCATTTAGGATGATTAGATTCTTACTTATAATTCTTGCAGCAATAGCAGGTTTCTATGGAATTATGATTGGACTTATATTTACTTTAATACATTTAGTTAGGCTAAAAAGTTTTGGTATACCCTATTTATCTCCAATGGTAAATGAAAATACTAATGATTTTAAAGATATGTATTTAAGGTTACCTATTAATTTTCTAAAAAAAAGACCCCAATATATGCACACTCAAGATAAAGTAAGACAAAGATGA
- a CDS encoding Ger(x)C family spore germination protein, producing MQRENSITEFGVFSTIIATIIGVGIFSYPRQLTSEVGTDGWIVTIITGIIIYFIFYICHKSIKANEYNKFNIILEQNFGKILGGILALIFVIYNVFSISLGMRIFVEVIKMYLLEKTPTEFLIIITIFAGIYLVRNEVATLIKFNEVCFWVMFIPIILVLLCALNKTDFTNILPVFDNSIYNHLSALKSSIYSFAGIEIIYLIGPFVKNKSNITKTVLKSIVFITLFYIIIVVFVLAIFSKEQTKILLWPTITMINSINIQGAFIERWEGIIMAIWIIFYFTTFSNVYYLSSDVIKDVFKLDDIKLSSAIIAPVVYVISLYPQNIAEVYNVGDRFIPILFLYSSVILPIIILLAGKLKKGSNSGKVVSLLLICVLLTGCWDKVEIENTELVSVVGIDAGEDIGKRKELKNVKPTDPLTDIDLKKLHVTFGTPDLSKLGPDKGGISGDKYIDVDAYSIQDAISSAMLKSSRAVRFSHTKLLVLGQNLMMYPDVVKEVIDYLQREPSLNRNMYIVTSQGSSQKYIKFKTSVEKSVESYILGLIENDAKSSEIIPVTLNDFLIQMSENGNSILPKIVIDDDNKNIKIVGTTAIKDFKRKGSLNEVETANIELLRGNLRGGKKMIYIDNHPVDITMDNIRRKMGMYQNKGKLSFYINLDIEGQIKNYYTNNNILSTDKLSYIEKSFNEAISKECEEVIKLTQRDLEIDPIGFREYVEKYHPYIWKQVKGNWEEIYKSIVVNVNVDTKIRRIGVVK from the coding sequence ATGCAGCGTGAAAATTCTATAACGGAATTTGGGGTATTTAGTACTATTATAGCAACTATTATAGGGGTGGGAATATTCTCTTATCCAAGACAATTGACAAGCGAAGTAGGTACTGATGGATGGATTGTCACTATAATAACGGGAATAATAATTTATTTTATATTTTATATTTGCCATAAGAGTATAAAAGCTAATGAATATAATAAATTTAACATTATACTTGAACAAAACTTTGGTAAAATATTAGGGGGTATTTTAGCTCTTATTTTTGTTATATATAATGTGTTCTCTATATCTTTGGGCATGAGAATATTTGTAGAGGTTATAAAGATGTATTTGCTTGAAAAAACTCCTACAGAATTTTTGATAATCATAACTATATTTGCAGGAATTTATCTTGTGAGAAATGAAGTAGCTACTTTGATAAAATTTAATGAAGTTTGTTTTTGGGTAATGTTTATACCTATAATTTTAGTTTTATTATGTGCTTTGAATAAAACGGACTTTACTAATATTTTGCCTGTATTTGATAATAGTATTTATAATCATTTAAGTGCATTAAAGAGTTCTATATACAGTTTTGCAGGTATAGAAATAATATATTTAATTGGACCTTTTGTAAAAAACAAATCAAATATAACTAAAACAGTTTTAAAGAGTATTGTGTTTATAACTTTATTTTATATTATAATTGTTGTTTTTGTTTTAGCTATTTTCTCTAAAGAACAAACTAAAATATTGTTATGGCCCACTATAACCATGATAAATTCTATAAATATACAGGGAGCTTTTATAGAAAGATGGGAAGGAATAATAATGGCCATTTGGATTATATTTTATTTTACTACCTTTTCTAATGTGTATTATTTATCCTCTGATGTGATAAAAGATGTATTTAAATTAGACGATATAAAACTTTCATCTGCCATAATAGCTCCTGTAGTATATGTAATATCTTTATATCCTCAAAATATAGCAGAAGTATATAATGTGGGAGATAGATTTATACCTATATTATTTTTATATAGTTCAGTTATACTTCCTATAATTATACTTTTAGCAGGAAAATTAAAAAAAGGATCAAATAGTGGAAAAGTAGTATCTCTACTTTTAATTTGTGTGCTTTTAACTGGATGTTGGGATAAAGTTGAAATAGAGAATACTGAATTAGTTTCTGTAGTTGGAATAGATGCAGGAGAGGATATAGGAAAAAGAAAAGAACTTAAAAATGTTAAACCAACAGATCCTTTAACAGATATAGATTTAAAAAAACTTCATGTAACTTTTGGAACTCCAGATTTAAGTAAATTAGGTCCGGATAAAGGGGGTATATCTGGAGATAAATATATAGATGTAGATGCATACTCAATACAGGATGCAATAAGTAGTGCTATGCTTAAAAGCAGTAGAGCCGTAAGATTCAGTCATACAAAATTATTAGTATTAGGACAAAATCTGATGATGTATCCTGATGTGGTAAAAGAAGTTATTGATTATCTTCAGAGAGAACCATCTTTAAACAGAAATATGTATATAGTTACTTCACAAGGAAGTTCACAAAAGTATATAAAATTTAAAACTTCAGTAGAGAAAAGTGTTGAGAGTTATATATTGGGCTTAATAGAGAATGATGCTAAAAGTAGTGAAATTATACCTGTTACTTTAAATGATTTTTTAATTCAAATGAGTGAAAATGGAAACAGTATATTGCCTAAGATTGTTATAGATGATGATAATAAAAATATAAAGATTGTAGGTACAACTGCAATTAAAGATTTTAAACGAAAAGGAAGTTTAAATGAAGTAGAAACTGCTAATATAGAATTGTTAAGAGGCAATTTAAGGGGCGGAAAAAAAATGATATATATAGATAATCATCCTGTAGATATAACAATGGATAATATAAGAAGAAAGATGGGAATGTATCAAAATAAAGGCAAACTGTCATTTTATATAAATTTAGATATAGAGGGACAGATAAAAAACTACTATACTAACAATAATATTTTATCTACAGATAAATTAAGTTATATTGAGAAAAGTTTTAATGAAGCTATATCTAAAGAATGTGAAGAAGTAATAAAATTAACTCAGAGGGATTTAGAGATTGATCCTATAGGATTTAGAGAATATGTGGAGAAATATCACCCTTATATATGGAAACAGGTAAAAGGTAACTGGGAAGAGATATATAAGAGTATAGTTGTAAATGTAAATGTAGATACAAAAATAAGAAGAATCGGAGTAGTAAAATAA
- the spoIIR gene encoding stage II sporulation protein R: MKKFVLVFIISIISIFTVCSYLIRVKSNNLQGDVASKIIRFHVIANSNSEYDQNLKLKVRDEVLKYMIPKLKDCKNIDDSRKVIKENNKIILNIADRVIKEQGYNYEAKGSLSWVNFPIKSYGNITLPQGTYEAYRIIIGNGRGQNWWCVMFPPLCFVDITKGQVSYKKVSDEMKKVLTPEEYDMINNNALNMNKTKNIKVKFKILELLKDMGI; this comes from the coding sequence ATGAAAAAATTTGTATTAGTATTTATTATAAGTATTATAAGTATATTTACTGTATGTTCTTATTTAATTAGAGTAAAGAGCAATAATCTACAAGGTGACGTAGCCTCTAAAATTATAAGATTTCATGTTATAGCAAACAGTAATTCAGAATATGATCAAAATCTTAAATTAAAAGTTAGAGATGAAGTATTAAAATATATGATACCTAAATTAAAGGATTGTAAAAATATAGATGATTCTAGAAAAGTTATAAAAGAAAATAATAAAATAATATTGAATATAGCAGATAGGGTAATAAAAGAACAAGGTTATAATTATGAAGCTAAGGGTAGTTTATCTTGGGTTAATTTCCCTATAAAGAGTTATGGTAACATAACTCTTCCACAGGGGACATATGAAGCTTATAGAATAATTATAGGTAATGGAAGAGGTCAAAATTGGTGGTGCGTTATGTTTCCTCCTTTATGTTTTGTAGACATTACAAAAGGACAAGTATCTTATAAAAAGGTATCGGATGAAATGAAAAAAGTTTTAACACCAGAAGAATATGATATGATTAATAATAATGCATTAAACATGAATAAGACAAAGAATATAAAAGTTAAATTTAAAATATTAGAGTTATTAAAAGATATGGGAATATAA
- a CDS encoding glycosyltransferase: protein MKVLILSISAGGGHGTAAEALKDYIVLRAPQSEIQIIDTLKYINPIIDKVIIGGYLKSLKVYPYLYGKLYTYSEHDYTITNVISSRLIEAMTYKLLPLINDFNPDILIATHSFSAEMLSVLKSKYNMTIPCMCIITDYYPHNSWLHPYLDAYVVSNEDMIDKMISKGIPENIIYNLGIPVKPEFSINYCKEDILKSLQLSPSKFTILIMGGSLGMGKILNIYKQLDKVTADIQIVIITGKNKKLYSELLKIKESSLKNTVIIGFTQHVNKYMRASDLLLTKPGGLTITEALICKIPMGLLSPIPGQEEKNAEFLLKHNLAIDLTDIEKFKENIEKLLNSKDILNIMTENCYKFSKPYASDHIFNLINRLVQKKLVEPSFLKPKKSMLKVTLKHFLNAQKNIF from the coding sequence ATGAAAGTTTTAATTCTTTCAATTTCTGCTGGCGGTGGGCATGGAACTGCTGCAGAAGCCCTAAAAGATTACATAGTTCTAAGAGCACCGCAATCAGAAATACAGATTATTGATACTCTTAAATATATAAATCCTATAATAGATAAAGTAATAATAGGGGGATATTTGAAGTCTTTGAAAGTATATCCTTATTTATATGGAAAATTATATACATATTCGGAACATGATTATACAATTACAAACGTTATAAGTTCAAGACTTATTGAAGCTATGACTTATAAATTACTTCCACTTATTAATGATTTTAATCCGGATATATTAATAGCTACTCATTCGTTTTCTGCTGAAATGTTGTCAGTGTTGAAATCAAAGTATAATATGACTATACCTTGTATGTGTATAATTACTGATTACTATCCTCATAACTCCTGGCTTCATCCCTATTTAGATGCCTATGTAGTTTCTAACGAAGATATGATTGACAAAATGATATCTAAAGGTATCCCGGAAAATATTATTTATAATTTAGGAATACCCGTTAAACCTGAATTTAGTATAAATTATTGTAAAGAGGATATTTTAAAAAGTTTACAATTATCTCCTTCTAAATTCACCATATTAATCATGGGTGGGAGTTTAGGTATGGGGAAAATACTAAATATATACAAACAACTAGATAAAGTTACTGCAGATATTCAAATAGTAATTATAACAGGTAAAAATAAAAAACTTTACTCAGAACTTTTAAAAATCAAAGAAAGTTCTCTTAAGAACACAGTAATTATAGGTTTTACTCAACATGTAAACAAATACATGCGAGCTAGTGATCTTCTTTTGACTAAGCCAGGAGGACTTACTATTACCGAGGCTTTAATATGTAAAATACCTATGGGTCTACTTTCTCCCATACCTGGTCAAGAGGAAAAAAATGCAGAATTCTTACTAAAACATAACCTTGCTATAGATTTAACTGACATAGAAAAATTCAAGGAAAACATAGAAAAACTATTAAATTCTAAAGATATCCTGAATATTATGACTGAAAATTGCTATAAATTTTCTAAACCTTATGCTAGTGATCACATATTTAATTTAATTAACAGACTTGTACAAAAAAAATTAGTTGAACCTTCTTTTTTAAAGCCAAAAAAATCCATGTTGAAGGTAACATTGAAGCATTTTCTAAATGCTCAGAAAAATATTTTCTAA
- the ypeB gene encoding germination protein YpeB — protein sequence MRITKKRIIYTALVTLIVVFSSTFAILMTLERNDYRNYLQGEYGKNMYELIDAVENIRANLTKAAIVGSREQKIAVFEEIFRHSAVASDKLHSLPVSQPTISDTSKFLTQTGDFCYSLAKSSTEGNQLTDEDYKNIEGLKKESIVLENQLKSVSDNINQGKVQWGEIRKKVTGVLAKSNATSVSQQFEGIQKQIVQYPALIYDGPFSDNILEITPKVNSQKEVSKSDAEKIVRKVIGKSKIENLEVSEVNGKANIKTYRFTATLKDRTKKEDRVVCEISKNGGKIFYLINDRSINNSSMNVTKAVDIGLKYLNDLGYHNMISTYSLKYGNVAVVNYVYSQDGVVMYPDQIKLKIALDNGEIIGVEAEKYLVSHEDIRQISNPKISYEKAREKVGSRLNISNQRLVVIPTDTNKEVLCYEFSGNYNDDDFKVYVNTETGYEERIIQIINTPNGQLTI from the coding sequence ATGAGAATTACTAAAAAGAGAATAATATATACTGCTTTAGTAACACTTATTGTAGTATTTTCAAGTACCTTTGCAATTTTAATGACTCTTGAAAGAAATGATTATAGAAATTATTTACAAGGTGAATACGGAAAAAATATGTATGAATTAATAGATGCAGTTGAAAATATAAGGGCAAATTTAACTAAAGCAGCTATAGTTGGTTCAAGAGAACAAAAAATAGCTGTTTTTGAAGAAATATTTAGACATTCTGCTGTAGCAAGCGATAAACTGCATTCATTACCGGTATCACAGCCAACAATATCAGATACCAGTAAATTTTTGACTCAAACTGGAGATTTTTGCTATAGTTTAGCTAAATCCTCTACAGAAGGTAATCAATTAACTGATGAAGATTATAAAAATATAGAAGGATTAAAAAAAGAATCTATTGTTTTAGAGAATCAATTAAAATCCGTATCGGATAACATAAATCAAGGGAAAGTACAGTGGGGAGAAATAAGAAAGAAGGTTACTGGAGTTCTTGCTAAGAGCAATGCAACATCTGTATCTCAGCAATTTGAAGGAATACAAAAGCAAATAGTTCAATATCCTGCATTAATTTATGATGGACCATTTTCAGACAATATACTTGAAATAACACCTAAAGTCAATTCACAAAAAGAAGTATCAAAAAGTGATGCAGAGAAAATAGTAAGAAAAGTTATAGGAAAAAGTAAAATAGAAAATTTGGAAGTATCAGAGGTTAACGGAAAGGCCAATATAAAAACTTATAGATTTACAGCTACACTTAAAGATAGAACTAAAAAAGAAGATAGAGTGGTTTGTGAAATAAGTAAAAATGGAGGAAAAATATTTTATTTAATAAATGATAGAAGCATAAATAATAGTTCAATGAATGTAACAAAAGCAGTAGATATTGGTTTGAAATACTTGAATGACTTAGGATATCATAATATGATTTCTACATATTCTTTAAAATATGGTAATGTGGCGGTTGTAAACTATGTGTATAGTCAGGATGGAGTTGTCATGTATCCAGATCAAATAAAGTTAAAAATAGCTTTAGATAATGGAGAAATTATAGGAGTGGAAGCAGAGAAATACTTAGTATCTCATGAAGATATTAGGCAAATATCTAATCCTAAAATAAGTTATGAAAAAGCTAGAGAGAAAGTTGGAAGTAGATTAAATATATCAAACCAAAGACTTGTTGTGATTCCTACAGATACTAATAAAGAGGTATTATGCTATGAGTTTTCTGGTAACTATAATGATGATGATTTTAAGGTTTATGTAAATACGGAAACTGGCTATGAAGAAAGAATAATTCAGATAATCAATACTCCAAATGGTCAGCTTACTATATAA